The genomic region CAGCGGGGATGGCTGCTCTACCTGCAAGCCCTTTAGACCTTCGGACTATGTGACTCACGCATCGATAATCAAGCTGTTACAAAGCTAAACAAACACTACCACCATGGGCCGTGCAGGCTCGCAACCCCAGACCGAGAGCCGAAGAGCCACAGAACCACCGTCCAGCCGGGGCGGATTCCGTACTTCACCAACTGTGCCGGTGAGGACTCGGCCcgcgcacacgcacacaaaaCTTGGGACCTAGAATACAGCAGTCCCCGAATCTGCAGGGCACGTGTCCCAAGACCCCCATGGACGCCTCAAACTGCAGATGACATCAGCCCTACACATACTATTGTTTTCCTACAGGGACGTAACTGTGACAAAGTTCAATTTGTAAGTTAGGCAGGTAACAATCTAACAACAACAATcgaaaataaaacaattctataCGCTGAAACAAAAGTTCCGTCAGCAAGGTCTCCCTCGTCTCTGCCCCCATGAGCGAGTGATGCAGGCACGTGACGTACCGCTGACCCTCTGATGACGTGTCCAGAGAATCACCCGCTTCCTGCTGACCTCGGCTACAGACCACGGGAAGCAGAACCGAGGATAAGGGGAGGACTGCCGTGCACCGCCCTGCCTGAGACCTGCCATGCAATCTCTCCTTTCTACGTCAATTAAACTCAAGAGAGGAAGAGATTTCTGAGAGACTAGCAAGACGAACAGAGACCTGTACGTTTATCGCCAAACAACCCACATCCATACATTTCTAAGCTTGGACTCATTACAGAATTCCCGCCTCACCCGCACTCGCAGGCCTCTCACTCTCAGGCTGTGCCCTTGGGTCTGCAGACGGCTTCCACGGGGCCTCTGGCCTTCAGTGCCGTGAGCTCAGGAGAGTCTGGCCTCTGGCCACTCCATCTACCTTGTCAATTGCCTCTGCGAGCTGCGTATTTATAAATAGCAGCTCTGAGAGTCCTCAAATATATCCTAAAGTGGGACACGTGGGACTTGAATCCCTGGGACTGCCTGTCTTTTTTACAAGTGGTTTACATGCTGTGCCAAGATTCTCGTTATTTCAGGGAACAGTCAGGGCCCCGTCACTACTCTGTGTATCCTCTGcataagaaggaaggagaggccgAGGACTCCCTGCGGCACAGACACACGCTGGTGCCCTGACCTGGACCACCAGGGGCTTCCGCAGGTGCCGGTTCCGCAACTTCCTGGGCTTCGGCAAGAAGAAATCCGACTGCATCTGCAAGGAGACAGCGCGGGCGTGAGAGCGTGCCCCCAGACGCAGGGCCCCCCGCCGGCAGCGTGGCACGCACCCCCCAACTTACGCTGATGGAGTTCAGGTGCTGACGGAAAGTCAGTTCGGTTTCTTTACTGGGAGAATAGAGCTTCCCGTGGCGGCTGTTGGGCGGCAGAGTGGTCGGGACAGCAAAAAGGCCGCCGTCTGAGTCATTGCTGCCTGTGCTGGAGGGGCCCGCCACCAGCAGGGGTCTTGGCGGGTTTCTCAGACCTAGAAGCCAAGGGACCGCGAACACACCACTCACCGGGCAGCATCACCAGCGCAAACGCAGCTCGCTCTCTCCGGAAGAAAACCGGAAGAAACAGGGACAGCTGATTCCGTTTGCTTAAAAAGCATTTCCTAGATTTCAGTCCCCAAACCCTGCCTTCCTATCCTTCTCCCTGAAGCTGCAGTTCCCACCGTAAGTGAATCATGGCTCTGAGAGCACAGCAGCACTCTGCCACTTTGATCCCCAGTGGGAAGGGCAGATAGGCCTGCAAGGACATGTGACAGCTGGAAGAACCTTTCAGACCACCTAGCATAGACCAGAGGTCAGCAAGCTTTCTctttaaagggccagagagtagcTGCCTGGCTGGTGGGCCTTCCAGCCCCTGCTGCCCTGGGCTCTGCAGCTGGAGTGTGGCCGTCCTGACGATGAGCAGGCTGTGGGCTGCGGTTAGCCGGTCCCCGTTCTAAATCTCTATTGTACCAAGGACAGCCCAGacataaagagacagaaaatgtttTATCTCGGAGCCACTGTTCTGAGACTCTGCCTTCATTACTGTGGGTGCCGCTGCATACACCCTCAATCCATGTAGGGACAGGCCCccttttccttagtttttatttgCAAAGCTGTGAAATTAAACTCAGGCCCTCTGAGCACCAGTTCGGACTCTGGCACTGCAAGTGTCTTGGTCTAGAAACATCCTCcattcagaaagagaaaggatggtAAAGACCgcataaaattacaaaaatttgaAGTCAGagtggagggcaggaaggagtaCCATCGCTACCTGAGCCCTGATCTGCAAAGACACCTGATCCAGGCTCAGTTACCCGGAGGCCCCCTGCACAGCACTCATTCCACAGGAAGGCTATTCACCACACAGAGAACACATAAAGCTGGTGACATGCTCGGAAGAGAAAAtaacccggggcacctgggtggcacagtcggttgagtgtctgactctcgattttggctcaggtcatgatcttggggtcgtgggactGAGGCCCACGTTGGGCCCTGTGCTGGaacttgcttgagattctctctccctctccctctccctatgtctctcctgctcatgctctctctctctcaaataaatagatcttaaaaaaacaaaacaaaaccctagaaACTGTTAACACACAGGACACTAGATCTGTTCAGCGAAAATGTGACCGCACCTGCGTGGGTCAGATTAAGGACAGATGCGGGACTGCTTCTTGTATGAGGCACATGGCCCTGACGCAGAGACGCCTGCTGGCGCAGGACGTTCAAGGCGACCAGGATGGCCAGGGTCCTGCAATGAGAGCACGCACCCACAGGGATGGTAACGCAGCCCTTCACGCCTGGCGTGGAGGTCTCCCAGGCTCGGCACACGAAAGCCATGCCAGTCTTCAACCCCTGTCGTCTCAGGTACCAGAAAACCCAAGGAATGACCCTGCAAGGAAGTTATTCCCCGGCTACAACTCGGACAAAGGACCAACAGTTCAGACTGGCAGGTCAGCCCACCTTTCCTTCCAAGACTGCGGGAAACGGCTGGGGAATCCCTTACCTGCGGGCCTGACTCTTCAAACATAAAAGGAGACAGTCCCTTCTCAGGCTTTCAGCCCCTGATTCAGCATGTTACGAAGGCTTCCACTGACCTCACAAAGATCCCCCAAGGTGACCAAACTAGCAAGGGCCACCCCGTGTTTCCGAATGGCTCCAGTACCCCAGGACCCAAAGCCTTATGTGACAGGCCCAGCGCTCACCCTCCCCGCGAGAGGTGGGCATTTCCGTTCTGACACACCATCGGCACGACAGTGACCCAGTGAGTGGGGCCAGGTGTCGGGCATCCTGTGCCCTCAGCTCCGGCACAGCCCCACGCGCTGAAAGACAGGCAGGATGGCCGAGCCTCACCTGAGGAGGAAGGCGTGGAGCTGGGAGAGAAGGTCTTGCTGTTGCGGAGGGCAGTCTGGCTGCGCGGGCAGCGGGGGCTCCGGGAGCTGACGGTCACCACCTTCCCTGGGGGCGTAGCCGACTGCTCCTCCTGGGTGGGCCTCACTGAAGCCGTGGAGCTGGTGTTCCCTTCTGGAGCCTGGGACAGAAACGGGCCACAGCAAAAGCCAGACTCAGCCTGCGAACGATGGTTCAGGGAGCGGGGCCCAGAGCTGGAGGCATGAGGAGCTCCAACGGGCTCAGAGATCACATATCCCCCGAGGCAAAGGTCAGCATTCCTGACGTCACTTGGCAGCACGCCACTTTTAACCGCCACCAGGcaggtggggcctctggggaACAACCGTTCTCCCTCCTGGCTTCGCGGCCTGCAGGTGGCACGACAGGCAATCCCATCACGTGGTGAAAGCAGGCGGGGACACGGGAAGGCCAGAGGGGTTGCTGCATGGTGGGGACACGAACTCGTCTTTGTAAAAAGCCTGCCTAAGAGAACCGCAGTGGCCTCTCCCGATTGTGagtcaaagaaaggaaatacagatTTAATTTCTAGAATTAAAACAGTCACAGCCGAGGAGCCCTCTGCTGAGTCAGGATGCCAATCTCAGGGGTTCTGCGGCCCAGGCTCAGGCTGTGCTCAGTGCCAGGGTCCCCGCCACAGAGACACCCCTTCCACCTCACCTCCATCCTCACCCTGGTGACCCCCTCCTCAATCTCCCCAGCACCCACTCTCCGGGGCCACCGGGGCCAACCTTCCTGTGAAATTAGGGaacccccttcctctgcttttgGCACAACCCTGCCAATCCTgaccctccttttcctttccgtgggacccctgcccacccctcaccctgctctgtcCCCTCCTGCTTAGCTTATTATTCAGTCTCACCATCCAACCGCGCCCCTGCATGCCCAGCCACCTCTTGCCAAGGTCCTGCTTGGCCAGAGGACTGGGTGTGGGCCGCAGTGGCTCGGCAGCACTCCGCCACTGTGGGGGGCCCGCAGGACCAGCCAGCCCATCTTCCACGCAGAGGCTCCAAGCTCAACTCCAGCCTCTACCCAGTGGTTCTCACAGCTGAGCTACATCACAATCAGCTGCGGCGGGGGGCAGAGAACGTGGATCTCTTCACGAGTCTCCCGGCGATGCAGAGCCCCACTCCAGGCCGTGGCTCTGAGCACCCTGCTCTGAGTCCTCTGCAGTATTCCCAAGCCACCCCACAGTCCTCTCCCAGTCAAGGCCAAGGCCAGGGCCTACGTACCCTGCAGTCACAGGCTCCTCGGGAGCTGGCCTCCCTTGGCCCCCTCCCCGGAACGCTAGACATGCTCCTGTCCCTCCAGTCTTCTCGCCTCCAGGAACCTCACTCTAAACTCATCATCTGTCCATTCGCCCCAGCGCTGCCCATGCCTGCCCACAGGGCACCAGCCTCCAGAGCACTACCTCTAAAGGCCACTGCTCCCGCTCGGGCCTCCCCCTCGGCCCCTGCAGTCTCCACCCAGGTCCCACCACCCCGTGGGAGCCACCTCTCCCGCAGCACTCACGCTCGTCCCCGCACGTGCGCTCTACCGGGCACCCTCTCCTCGGCAAAAGCTGCGCAGGGATGCGGCCAAGGGAGGGTGGAGGAGCCGTGCAGGGCGCACATGGAGGGCTGTCTGTCCAGGAGAAGCAGAAGCTGTGCTGTGCAGACGTGACTCAGCACTCGTGGGTCCACAGGGTCCCCACAGCCCCTTCTGTCCCCAGGCTCCACTCCCTCTTGGCCCCCACATTCCGATCCCTGGGGCTGCTGCTCCTGGAACTGGTGAATCCCCGCGTGCCCAAGCACGCAGCACACACTGCACCTCAGGAGCCCCTGCTTTAGACTCAGTTCTCTCGCACCCCAGAAAGCCCACTGGGCGTCCTCCGCCCCGTGTCTGCGGACCAGATGCCCCAGGACAGGGTCACAGCCACTCCCCAGGCTTAGGGACCACCCACCACGGAGCCCCCTGAGGAGCCCCAGAGCCCTTCACCCAGCCCAAGCGCTGTCCCGGCACCCCGTccgtcccctccccactccactctCTCCTCGGAAGCTGTGCCACCATGCTCCCAGGACAGCCACTCTCAAGCACCAACGACCCTtccgtttcctcctctgcaaTCTGCGAGGTTCCTGCCTGGCTCCTGGCCACAGCGACCGCGTCGCCTCTGCACACACGGTCCCCCTGGCCAGCAGGGACGGCTCAGCGTCATCATGAAGCCTGACAAGGGATGACTTCTTGGTCACTGTGGTCTTTGGAGCCTTGTGTGAGCCACGGAGGATAGGGCCTGTGTCTGCAGCGAGGTGGGGCCCTCTCCACAAAGCCCGGCTCGAGGGAAGGACACGTGTCCTGCCCAGTCACCCGGGTCCCCGCCTCTCTCCCCCCAGGACCCAGCTGCCCACCTTGGAATGCCAGCAGGGCTGTGCCTCGACCCACACTCACCAGCCTGGGGTTGACCTCGGTGGAGATGAGCTTCAGGAGGCAGCTGAGGAGGCGCTGCTTGTGGAAGGTGGAGGGCGGGGAGCTGGTGCGGGGGCCCTGGGCCTGCCCGCCGGGGGCCTGGCCCTCAGGGCCCAGCACAGCAAGCCAGTCATACTCCAGCTGCAGCTTGTTCGGTTTGCCCATCATGAGGTAGACTTCGGCCAGCGTAAGGCTTTCAGAGGTCTGCAGGTTCCAGCCCTCCTCACGGAGCTGCTGGGCTAGCCGGCTGGCAGGGACATCCTTCGGAGGCTTGGCGGCAGGCTGTCCCTGAGGCGGGGGATCCGAGGGATTCACCTTCTCCTGCTGCTCCTCTGCAGGGGCGTCTGCTGAGTCTTTAGTGCAAACATCCGGCTGAAACCCGGGGCTGGGCTGAGGCTCTGGACCCGGTAGGGCACGGACAGGGGATAGCGCCCCAGCCCGGGCGAGGTCAGCCACCTCTGCACTGCTGGGGACGCGGGTCTCTGGGGAGGTGCACCCTGAGGGCCGCAAGTCTGCACAGCGGCACTGCTCGGGGATGATGAGGTCCTGACAGGACTTCATGTAGCGCGGGAAGGGGTCAAGGAGGGAGAGCTCATCTTCCAGCTCCGGCAGCTGGCTGCAGGCACACGTCACATCCCCAGGCTCTCGGGCTGGGCCGTCCCTGCCCTCTGCAGGAGCAGCCCTGGGGGTCTTCTCAAGCCGTCCCCCGGCATCTTGGAGCCCCGGGGGCAGCCTGTCAGGAGTGTCTAGGCTGCTGAGGCTCAGggtggccccctccccaggggcacTTTCAGGGGAACTCTCTCCAGAGCTCTGTGAGGCATCGGTGGAAGGAGGGGGACGTCCCGGGCCCCTGCCCTCGGCACCACCCCGTGGACACTTCACCTGGCCCCTAGCCGTGCCCTGCCCGCTCTGGATGCCCAGGATCTGGGCCGGAGGCAACGTGTGGGCATCCCTGGAGCTCTGCCTGCACCGGCCGCCCTCCTGCCAGTGCACGGTGCAGAAGGCTTTGGAGTGCACGACGCGGGCCACCCCTGGCAGGGGCGTGAGCGTGCAACTCTCTCCTGGGAACAGGTGTAGCGCCACCTTCTCCTGCGACGGCTCTGATCGCGAGTGCTGCAGCTGCCGGTCCTCGAGCGTCTTCCGCTGAGAGCGCAGTCAAGGAGCAGCCGCAGGAGCAGGCCCCGCTGAGCGCCGCCGGAAGGGCGCGAGCCGGCCACTTCCTCCTTCACCGATGGCACACCCAACGGGCACCCTCCCAGCAGGGACATAGGCTGGCAGGTGGCCAAGGACACAAGAAGCCTGGGGCTGTGTCCTTGCTTGTTTTACTCAACCTGCTGGCAGGGATGCTCTGCgcgccccccagccctgccacagaGGCCAGATGGTGGCCGCTTGCGCTGTAGCGGTTCAGTGCCCGTTCTGCGCCGCCCACGGGGCCCCGTGCACTCGGAGGACGGAGACGCGAGGCCGCGTCCTCAGGCAGCAGGAGCTGCAGAGTGTGGGCGAGGCTGTGTCAGTAGGAAAAGGATACGACCCGCACTTCGTGGAGCGCCCATTTCTGTTTCAGGAACTCAATGAGGCTGGAGACCTTCCGGTGGAGCTCCACAATCATCCTGCAGAGAGACCACAGGCAGGACAGGGCGGCCGTTACAGGGGAGAGACCCTCCTGAGGAGTACGAGGCTGTGGCCACAAGACAAGACGAGGCCACGGACTGCGGAAGGGGCGTCAAAGGAGGGGCCGGAGGCACGGGGTCCTGCAGGGCCACTGAGTCCTTTTCTTAAAAACTAGCCCTTTAAATGGAGAGCACTAGATTCATGTAAATCTCACGTCCCCTTTACAGGTTGTACGAGATCTCTCCCGGGATGTGGACCGTGCTACAACCCACCACACTACTCTGTTAGCGCCCTTTGGATCCAGGAAGCTGGGCCTGGCCAGCCTGAATGAACAGCAAGAGAGTTTAAATCCATGTGGCAGCAAGAAGTCCTGACACAGATGGGAGTGTCAGGCTCGGTGCGAGCAGCCAGGCAGCAGACCGAAAGCGTATGTACCGTTCCCCTTACGAGAACCGTGAACAACGGGCACATGTGACTGGCGGtggaggctggggggtggggggtggggtgaaggcGTGGTGGGTACCAGGTTTTGGGGTAATGAAATGTCCTGGAGCCAGAGAGGGGGGACAATCCTACAACACCGTGTGAAGGTACTCAGTGCCCTGAGTCGGACACCCTAAAACGAGTTAACAGTTAATTGTAGGTTAGGAGAATTctacctcaattaaaaaagagGTCTAATGTCTAAATGAAAAACGGTCCACACTCACAGTGATGCCCTGTGTCTACGTCAGACACAAATCTTCAGAGATACTAAGACAGCCGTGGAAGGGGTTTTGAGGGGAAAGATTCTGTCGCCATCAACCTGCTAACCACATGTTTTTGTCTTCCATGCCTGGCCCGAGAGCCCCTGCCAGGTGTGGAACTGTACCTCGACGCTTCCAGGACCCCCAGGTCTGAGGCCGCTCCCCCATGTGCTGTCAGTGCCCTGGGGGAACCCCACCTCTCCCCCGAGATGCCAAAGGCCACGTTACCTGAGCCTCGGGTTCTGGGCCAGGCTCTGCACACGGGCCCAGGCATGGTTGTTCCTTGGCTGCAGCTCGACCGGGACTTTCAGGGGCAGGCGCACTGGCTTCTGGTCCTCTTCGTCACTCAAGCCTGTGACAAGAAGGGGTCGTGAGAGCCTGGCACACGTGAACCTCGATGCAGAATGCCACGGGCTTGGACACACAACTAACAGAATCAACGAGGAGCTCTGGGCAAGCTGTGTGTGAAAGCAAGGCTGGCAGAGAAGGCCGCAGGGGCCCGTGCTCTGAAAGAACGCCAACATGGCTGCGTGCGCATTTGCGAGCCAGAGCCACGGACCAGGCCACAAGAGGCCACCAGAGACCTGCCTGTGACACTAGCGGGCACTTTGTCTGAAAAGGCTGTGGCTTCTGAGCTAAACTTGATCTCCTAAGGGGACACAGTGCTGTGACAAGGGGTTTCGAGTCCAGGTGCTGCCAATGGGCAGGAGCAGATGAAGGAGACTCGGAGCCACTGGGAGACACTTCCAGCTCAGCCTCTCCATTGCCACAGGGAGCAGCCCCACCTCCGAGATCACATACCGTCCGGGTCACAGAGCTTCTTCAGCGCACGGCACATGGGCGCTTTGATCCGCAGGTTTCTCCCTTTGTAGCGCACGGTGGTGGCCCTAGGAAGAGTTTGAGGGAAACAGTGAGGCCTCTCACTGAACGGCCGCTCCCCGCCAAGCACATACAGAAGGGCCCGTGAGAGCTTGGACAGATGAGGGCCCTGGCTGAGGGTCCTCACGAAGCTCCCGGGGTCACAGGCAGCTGCACACGGTGAGACCACACCACGATTCTGGAGGTCCCACTGTTTTCCTGCCCATGCCTCGCACTGCAAAGAGGACCCCGGCCCTTCACAGGAAGCATGCCCGACCTCCGGCCTGGCAGGTGGTGTGGCACCAGCTGCTGTCCATCCCCGGAAAGCCCACTGTGCAGAAGCCCGTCAGACATCAAATGCAcgcccttctctcctcctcctcctcgtcctcagGGTCCCTCAAGAGCAGAAGGTGTGAGCCCCCCTCGAGGTGGCCACCACTCCCCATCAGCAACTCTCTGTGGTCCCTCTGTCAGCCACACCAGCAGGGCCCAAGGAACAGTCACCACTCACAGCCCTTAGACACAGTGCCACTTGCCTGAGCTCTCTGAAACGCACCTCAGGCAGACCCCGGATCTGTCACAGCTGGGAATAACACTCTGTGTGAACAGTGCCATGGCCATAACTTATATGATGTTAGAATAACACAAAATGAAGAATTTCCCTGTAACTGATGAACAGAACAGCACGAAAAGAGCTCCTTTCAAAAAACACACTTGGTGAGGTGCCTctctggctcagtgggtgaagcgtctgcttttggctcaggtcatgatccccgggtcctgggatcgagtcccacatcgggctctccgctcagcagggaacctgcttctccctctccctccgcccctgcttgtgttccctctctctctctcattctctgtcaactaaatcaataaaaatcttaaaaaaacaaaaacaaaaaaacaaacaaaaaaacccctggaAAAACCAATACACACTCGGGATGCTTCACATATACTCAAAAAAGGTTGGCTGTTTTGAAACATGACAGTGAAGTCAAGACAACTCTGGAAGATTGGGGGACCTGGAGGGATGCTGCGGCCCTTGCTCTGCTTGGAACAGAAGTCATGAATGGTGCATCCAGGCTAGCGCTTCTGGTACAAAATCTCCGCAGAACCCCGAGAAGTCACAGGAAAGGCTCTGGCCAAGCTACCCAGTGGCTACAAATGCAGGTTTATATTCTCTAAAAGGCTCTAGCATATGGTATATTGCTTTTATAACCAATTCTTAGAATGTTGTGACCCCTCCAGAAGAGAGCTGCTCTGTCCTGGCCGTTTTGTTTCTAAGACAACCTCGGCGATAAAGTTACACAATGCATGCAGAATGCAATACAGAATGCGTACTATGATTCCAAGTATGTGGAAAAAACCATATAAATGTACATGCTTAAATTTGCATTCATATATTTATGCACATAAAGTCCctgagaaaaaaagtcaaagataCACATGAAATTTGTGTCCATGGTTACTTCTGGAGGGCAACGGGGACAGGTGGCTGGGTTAGGGTTTGTACCACTGGACGTTTGTATACGACCGTATCTGTGTATGCTTCACGGAGCTGTAGGATGGATCATTCTGAAATAGTACTGCCTAAAACTGGAGACCACTATGCCTGCGCGCCGCCGGGAAGACGAGCCCTGGGTGCGCGCACAGAGCAGAGGAGCTGGCCGGCCTCGGGCGGTCCCAGACACAACTTTCACTCCAAGGAAACAAAGCCGCACACCCCTCCTCCTTGGAAGGGAAGCAGCTCGGACCCCCCCAGACAGTGGATTTCACCATGGCCCCCAGAGGGTGTTTAGA from Halichoerus grypus chromosome 6, mHalGry1.hap1.1, whole genome shotgun sequence harbors:
- the CRAMP1 gene encoding protein cramped-like isoform X3, giving the protein MVKNKEQVRHFYYRTWHKITKYIDFDNVFSRGLKKSSQELYGLICYGELRKKVGGCMDDKNATKLNELIQAGATTVRYKGRNLRIKAPMCRALKKLCDPDGLSDEEDQKPVRLPLKVPVELQPRNNHAWARVQSLAQNPRLRMIVELHRKVSSLIEFLKQKWALHEVRVRKTLEDRQLQHSRSEPSQEKVALHLFPGESCTLTPLPGVARVVHSKAFCTVHWQEGGRCRQSSRDAHTLPPAQILGIQSGQGTARGQVKCPRGGAEGRGPGRPPPSTDASQSSGESSPESAPGEGATLSLSSLDTPDRLPPGLQDAGGRLEKTPRAAPAEGRDGPAREPGDVTCACSQLPELEDELSLLDPFPRYMKSCQDLIIPEQCRCADLRPSGCTSPETRVPSSAEVADLARAGALSPVRALPGPEPQPSPGFQPDVCTKDSADAPAEEQQEKVNPSDPPPQGQPAAKPPKDVPASRLAQQLREEGWNLQTSESLTLAEVYLMMGKPNKLQLEYDWLAVLGPEGQAPGGQAQGPRTSSPPSTFHKQRLLSCLLKLISTEVNPRLAPEGNTSSTASVRPTQEEQSATPPGKVVTVSSRSPRCPRSQTALRNSKTFSPSSTPSSSGLRNPPRPLLVAGPSSTGSNDSDGGLFAVPTTLPPNSRHGKLYSPSKETELTFRQHLNSISMQSDFFLPKPRKLRNRHLRKPLVVQRTLLPRPSEHQSHNVCSFSILSNSSVTGRGSFRPIHSSLTKAALSRPIVPKVLPPPATGHLASAIDLAAKSAGIIPGSPLPVLDAEGLSGISPLSSDEVTPTVPGQDSTSTHQNGDSIPAVRGTSDPFISVPSRPEQEPVTDGFQGSPVLSLSELSKAPLHNGPSAPLPVPEGSSSRLSPPNVSALLDISLPGPPEDVLSQGEPATHISDSIIEIAISSGQYGEGVPLSPAKLNGSDSSKSLPSPSSSPQPDWIASPTHDPQWCPSDPTDSSLSSLFASFISPEKSRKMLPTPAGTHSGTSLLGPSLLDGNSRDSFVSRSLADVAEVVDSQLVCMMNENSIDYISRFNDLAQELSIAEPGRREVLFDGSGGGPPVGDLSQ